A DNA window from Acidimicrobiia bacterium contains the following coding sequences:
- a CDS encoding thermonuclease family protein, with protein MARSRAAVLVVLVTAALLGGSHVPLASRGRTTWTVSEVVDGDTVVLTRGSRAETVRLLGVDTPETKHPDRPVGCYGPEAADFTEVQLLGRQVAVERDVEARDVYGRMLAYLELDGRRFNDVLLREGYATLLVIPPNDRHGREMLRAELDARSAGRGLWGVCSGSVD; from the coding sequence GTGGCTCGATCCCGGGCCGCGGTGCTCGTGGTCCTGGTGACCGCCGCCCTGCTCGGGGGGTCGCACGTCCCGCTCGCGAGCCGCGGCCGTACCACCTGGACGGTCTCGGAGGTCGTCGACGGCGACACGGTCGTCCTCACGCGTGGCAGTCGCGCCGAGACGGTGCGCCTCCTGGGTGTCGACACGCCCGAGACGAAGCACCCCGACCGGCCTGTCGGGTGCTACGGGCCCGAGGCGGCCGACTTCACGGAAGTGCAGCTCCTCGGCCGTCAGGTCGCCGTGGAGCGTGATGTCGAGGCCCGCGACGTCTACGGCCGGATGCTGGCGTACCTCGAACTCGACGGCAGGCGCTTCAACGACGTCCTGCTCCGGGAGGGCTACGCCACCCTGCTCGTCATCCCGCCGAACGACCGTCACGGGCGTGAGATGCTGCGGGCGGAGCTCGATGCTCGCAGCGCCGGGCGGGGACTGTGGGGTGTGTGCAGTGGGTCGGTCGACTGA
- the menC gene encoding o-succinylbenzoate synthase, which yields MPPALAAVPVDIVEVHRVALRLSTPFRTAHMALDEREIVLVRVAGNDGDGWGECSALPTSDYPGGDLDSAHRYLLDDLGPHLLHAGTVDPGALPRSGPPTARAAVECALLDCALRRVDTSLAAFLGGSRGRVPAGAVLGFADEPDTAAEASDLARRGYGAVKCKIGPGHDVNLLTAVRRAVGPDVALSADANGAYNSGNPAHRATLTEIDSMGLTYLEQPVASDDLAGLVELTRSLETPILLDESAPTLAETTAALDAGAGDAVSVKAPRIGGVLEARRTHDLCVERGIGVVAGGFLESGIGRAAAVALASLPGFRAPGDLSASDRYFVADVTEPFELVDGELTVPNAPGLGRHPRPGALRSLAVTTESLRRP from the coding sequence GTGCCACCGGCGCTCGCGGCGGTTCCCGTCGACATCGTCGAGGTGCACCGGGTGGCGCTGCGCCTCTCGACGCCGTTCCGCACGGCCCACATGGCACTCGACGAGCGGGAGATCGTTCTCGTCCGTGTCGCCGGGAATGACGGCGACGGATGGGGCGAGTGCTCGGCGCTTCCGACATCCGACTACCCGGGTGGGGACCTCGACAGCGCCCACCGTTACCTGCTCGACGACCTGGGGCCCCACCTCCTGCACGCCGGGACCGTGGACCCGGGAGCTCTTCCCCGCAGCGGGCCGCCCACGGCGCGCGCCGCTGTCGAGTGCGCCCTCCTCGACTGCGCCCTCCGACGCGTCGACACCTCACTGGCGGCCTTTCTCGGGGGCAGCCGCGGCAGGGTTCCCGCAGGTGCCGTGCTCGGGTTCGCCGACGAGCCCGACACCGCTGCCGAGGCATCCGACCTCGCCCGGCGCGGCTACGGGGCCGTGAAGTGCAAGATCGGGCCGGGTCACGACGTGAACCTGCTCACGGCCGTTCGCCGGGCCGTCGGGCCGGACGTGGCGCTGAGCGCCGACGCCAACGGCGCCTACAACAGCGGTAACCCCGCGCACCGCGCGACCTTGACGGAGATCGACTCGATGGGCCTCACGTACCTGGAGCAGCCGGTGGCGTCCGACGACCTGGCCGGCCTGGTCGAGCTCACGCGCTCGCTCGAGACGCCGATCCTGCTCGACGAGTCCGCCCCGACCCTGGCGGAGACGACAGCGGCTCTCGACGCGGGTGCCGGCGATGCGGTCAGCGTGAAGGCCCCGCGCATCGGCGGTGTGCTCGAGGCGCGACGGACCCACGATCTCTGCGTCGAACGCGGCATCGGTGTGGTGGCGGGTGGCTTTCTCGAGTCGGGCATCGGCCGGGCAGCCGCGGTGGCGCTGGCCTCGCTGCCCGGATTCCGGGCACCCGGCGATCTGTCGGCCTCCGATCGCTATTTCGTCGCCGACGTCACCGAGCCGTTCGAACTCGTCGACGGTGAGCTCACGGTTCCGAACGCCCCCGGCCTCGGCCGGCACCCCCGACCGGGCGCACTCCGGTCCCTCGCCGTCACCACGGAGTCCCTGCGCCGCCCGTGA